In a single window of the Flavobacterium ammoniigenes genome:
- a CDS encoding RrF2 family transcriptional regulator yields the protein MLSKKTKYGIKALTFLARQENQTPVQIAEIAKSEHISIKFLESILLLLRHSGFLGAKKGKGGGYYLIKEPKDINMAHVYRILEGPIALLPCVSHNFYEKCDDCVDEVNCSVHKLMTEVRDNTLMILENNTLADVSF from the coding sequence ATGTTATCAAAAAAAACAAAGTACGGAATAAAAGCATTGACTTTCTTGGCACGCCAAGAGAATCAAACGCCGGTGCAAATTGCAGAAATTGCCAAGAGTGAGCATATTTCGATTAAGTTTTTAGAAAGCATTTTATTACTCTTACGTCATTCGGGTTTTTTGGGAGCCAAAAAAGGGAAAGGTGGCGGTTACTATTTGATCAAAGAACCGAAAGATATTAATATGGCGCATGTGTACCGTATTTTAGAAGGTCCTATTGCCTTACTTCCTTGTGTAAGTCACAATTTTTATGAAAAATGTGATGATTGTGTGGATGAAGTGAACTGTTCCGTTCATAAACTAATGACCGAAGTCCGCGATAACACTCTGATGATACTCGAAAACAATACGCTCGCAGACGTTTCTTTTTAA
- the thrA gene encoding bifunctional aspartate kinase/homoserine dehydrogenase I yields MKILKFGGKSLSNGDGLDKVVAIILDKVNQGEKIAVVVSARGNATDELEEMLSIASKNESYKPQLEQFKLEQQNGFAEVDFTEEFTVLEKLFEGVSLIGDYSSKIKDQILSIGEVLSAKLLTAILLKNGVTARFADSRELIKTDSKFGDAQPIEHASKKNVVQYFKENEDAVNIVTGFIASNAKNVTTTLGRNGSNYTASLIANYLNAEELQNYTHVDGIYTANPDLVPDAKKIDYLTFNEANELANFGATILHAKTIIPLLEKNIPLRILNTFNHENKGTLIRSTASKEGIKTLSVLENVALVNLEGRGLLGKTGVDARIFKVMGDNDISVSIISQGSSERGIGLVVDADKASLAMIQLEKEFENDFYSKDVNKISVTDNVSVISIIGQDLSTFHKPYTALIKNKIVPILFNNTVTGKNVSLVVKKTELNRALNVIHGEIFGVSKKINIAIFGHGLVGGTLINQILESATAIEKRKDVKLNIFAIANSKNVLLNKNGVTPNWKNEIQNKGTLYTIQDVIDYANEHHLENLIAIDNTASAEFVENYIPLIESSFDLISSNKVANTLSYSFYKKLRKVLADNQKTYLYETNVGAGLPLIDTIKLLHLSGENITKIKGVFSGTLSYLFNNFSAKDVPFSDVLKEAIDNGYTEPDPREDLCGNDVGRKLLILARELDLQNEFEEIAIQNLIPEHLREGSASEFLTKLKEFDAVYAKIKEDQQPNHVLRYIGELSGDLQSDKGNLEVKLVTVPSDTALGGLKGSDSFFEIYTESYGDRPIVVQGAGAGSAVTARGVFGDILRLSDKG; encoded by the coding sequence ATGAAGATTTTAAAATTTGGAGGAAAGTCATTATCTAACGGAGATGGATTAGATAAAGTGGTAGCAATTATTTTAGACAAAGTTAATCAAGGTGAGAAAATTGCCGTGGTGGTTTCGGCGCGTGGCAATGCTACTGACGAATTGGAAGAGATGTTATCTATTGCATCCAAAAATGAAAGCTACAAGCCGCAATTGGAACAGTTTAAATTAGAGCAACAAAATGGTTTTGCTGAAGTTGATTTTACAGAAGAATTTACCGTTTTAGAAAAATTATTTGAGGGTGTAAGCTTAATTGGGGATTACAGCAGTAAAATTAAAGATCAAATTTTGTCGATAGGCGAAGTACTTTCTGCTAAATTATTGACCGCTATTTTACTTAAAAATGGAGTGACTGCTCGTTTTGCAGATAGTAGAGAATTGATCAAAACCGATTCAAAATTTGGCGATGCACAACCCATTGAACACGCCTCTAAAAAAAATGTAGTACAGTATTTCAAAGAGAATGAGGATGCAGTAAATATTGTGACCGGTTTCATTGCTTCGAATGCGAAAAATGTGACTACTACTTTAGGAAGAAACGGAAGTAATTATACCGCTTCTTTGATTGCGAATTATTTGAATGCCGAAGAATTACAAAACTACACACACGTTGACGGAATCTATACCGCAAACCCTGACTTAGTTCCCGATGCCAAGAAAATTGATTATTTGACTTTTAACGAGGCCAATGAGTTGGCTAATTTTGGCGCAACCATTTTACACGCTAAAACGATCATTCCATTATTAGAGAAAAACATTCCGCTTCGTATTTTGAATACCTTCAATCACGAAAATAAAGGCACCTTAATCCGATCTACAGCGAGTAAAGAAGGAATCAAAACACTTTCAGTTTTGGAAAATGTGGCCTTGGTCAATTTAGAAGGACGCGGTTTGCTTGGAAAAACCGGTGTCGATGCCCGAATTTTCAAAGTTATGGGTGACAATGATATCAGTGTGAGTATCATTTCGCAAGGTTCTTCTGAAAGAGGAATTGGTTTAGTGGTTGATGCAGATAAAGCGTCTTTAGCGATGATTCAGTTGGAGAAAGAATTTGAAAATGATTTCTATTCGAAAGATGTCAATAAAATTTCGGTGACCGATAATGTATCGGTTATTTCTATCATCGGACAAGACTTAAGTACTTTTCACAAGCCCTATACGGCATTGATTAAAAATAAAATTGTTCCAATTTTGTTTAACAATACCGTTACCGGTAAAAACGTGAGTTTGGTGGTGAAGAAAACGGAATTGAATCGTGCTTTGAACGTAATTCACGGAGAGATTTTTGGGGTTTCCAAAAAAATCAACATAGCTATTTTTGGTCACGGATTAGTTGGAGGAACTTTAATTAACCAAATTTTAGAATCGGCTACCGCTATCGAAAAACGCAAAGATGTGAAGTTGAATATTTTTGCTATCGCCAATTCTAAAAATGTTTTGTTGAATAAAAATGGGGTAACTCCTAATTGGAAAAACGAAATCCAAAACAAAGGGACTTTATACACCATTCAAGATGTGATTGATTATGCCAATGAACACCATTTGGAAAACTTAATTGCTATTGACAATACGGCGAGTGCCGAATTTGTAGAAAATTATATTCCGTTGATTGAAAGTAGTTTTGACTTAATTTCGTCCAATAAAGTAGCAAATACCTTGAGTTATAGTTTCTATAAAAAACTACGCAAAGTATTGGCCGACAATCAAAAAACCTATTTGTATGAAACCAATGTAGGAGCCGGTTTGCCATTGATTGATACGATTAAATTATTGCACCTTTCAGGTGAAAATATTACTAAAATAAAAGGGGTGTTTTCTGGAACATTGAGTTATTTGTTTAATAACTTCTCTGCCAAAGACGTTCCGTTTAGCGACGTATTGAAAGAAGCCATTGACAATGGGTATACCGAACCCGATCCAAGAGAAGATTTATGTGGAAACGATGTAGGTAGAAAATTGTTAATTTTGGCGCGTGAATTGGATTTGCAAAACGAATTCGAAGAAATCGCTATTCAAAATTTAATTCCGGAACATTTACGAGAAGGAAGTGCATCTGAATTTTTGACCAAATTGAAAGAATTTGATGCGGTCTACGCCAAAATAAAAGAAGACCAACAACCGAATCATGTGTTACGGTACATCGGCGAATTGTCTGGTGATTTGCAAAGCGACAAAGGAAATTTAGAAGTGAAATTAGTAACAGTCCCTTCAGACACAGCTTTAGGTGGATTGAAAGGATCGGATTCATTCTTCGAAATTTACACTGAATCCTATGGAGATCGACCAATTGTAGTTCAAGGTGCGGGAGCTGGTTCAGCGGTAACAGCAAGAGGGGTGTTTGGAGATATTTTAAGATTGTCAGACAAAGGATAA
- a CDS encoding sulfite exporter TauE/SafE family protein, translated as MSREAKENRLEANTKVPFKQRLWVIIPVALLVGLISSLIYNHHAEFSWEGLLAGFDQEFLVFFLIGVFAQLVDGTLGMGYGATSTSFLLAYGIPPAISSTGVHVAEMFTTGASAISHHRFGNINKKLVKHLLIPGVLGSAVGAYLLSDVIDGDVIKPFIAVYMIALAIIIIRKAAQKNIIKKKTKRLSVLASFGGFMDAVGGGGWGPIVTSTLLGRGRNPRYTIGSVNAAEFAVSFASGVTFMLFGGIEGWQVIIGLILGGVMAAPIAAFLVNKIKRQPMMIAVGILIIILSLRTLSKLL; from the coding sequence ATGAGTCGAGAAGCTAAAGAAAATAGATTAGAAGCCAATACAAAAGTACCCTTCAAACAACGTTTGTGGGTGATTATTCCAGTTGCTTTGTTAGTGGGTTTAATTTCAAGTTTAATCTACAACCATCATGCGGAGTTTTCTTGGGAGGGTTTACTAGCAGGTTTCGATCAAGAGTTTTTGGTTTTTTTCTTAATAGGAGTATTTGCTCAGTTAGTAGACGGCACTTTAGGAATGGGGTATGGGGCTACTTCCACTTCGTTCTTATTGGCCTACGGAATTCCACCAGCAATAAGCAGTACGGGAGTTCACGTTGCCGAGATGTTCACAACAGGAGCTTCTGCAATTTCGCACCACCGTTTTGGAAATATCAATAAAAAATTAGTGAAACACTTGTTAATTCCAGGTGTGTTAGGATCTGCTGTGGGAGCTTATTTGCTTTCGGATGTTATCGACGGAGATGTAATTAAGCCTTTTATTGCGGTTTATATGATTGCACTAGCGATCATCATTATTAGAAAAGCAGCTCAAAAAAATATCATCAAAAAGAAAACCAAGCGCTTGAGTGTCCTTGCTTCTTTTGGAGGTTTTATGGATGCTGTTGGTGGCGGTGGTTGGGGACCAATTGTAACCTCTACTTTGTTAGGTCGCGGTAGAAATCCACGTTACACTATAGGCTCTGTAAATGCTGCCGAGTTTGCTGTTTCTTTTGCCAGTGGGGTAACTTTTATGCTTTTTGGCGGAATTGAAGGTTGGCAAGTCATCATTGGTTTGATTTTAGGAGGAGTGATGGCAGCACCCATTGCCGCCTTTTTAGTGAACAAAATTAAAAGACAACCTATGATGATAGCAGTGGGAATATTAATTATCATTTTAAGTTTGCGAACCTTATCTAAATTACTATAA
- a CDS encoding trans-sulfuration enzyme family protein — translation MNEEDFGFETQAIRGQLERTQYLEHSVPLYLTSSFVFEDAEDMRASFADEKERNIYSRYSNPNTIEFINKVCQMEGAETGFAFASGMAAVYSTFAALLKSGDHIVSASSVFGATHSLFVNYFPKWNIETTYFDLNHPETIESCIQPNTKILFAESPTNPAVDIIDLELLGKIAKKHNLILIIDNCFATPYLQQPIKWGADLVIHSATKLMDGQGRVLGGITVGSADLIKDIYLFSRLTGPTLSPFNAWVLSKSLETLAVRLEKHCENALKVAEFLENHPQVNKVKYPFLKSHPQYAIAQKQMKLGGNIVAFEIKGGIEAGRAFLDKIKLCSLSPNLGDTRTIVTHPASTTHSKLSVEERLAVSITDGLVRVSVGLETVADVIADLEQALS, via the coding sequence ATGAACGAAGAAGATTTCGGTTTTGAAACTCAAGCGATACGCGGTCAATTAGAAAGAACACAATACTTGGAGCATTCGGTGCCTTTGTATTTAACCTCTAGTTTTGTTTTTGAAGATGCAGAAGACATGAGAGCTTCCTTTGCAGACGAAAAAGAACGCAATATCTATAGTCGTTATAGCAATCCCAATACGATTGAATTCATCAATAAAGTGTGCCAAATGGAAGGAGCCGAAACCGGTTTTGCTTTTGCATCAGGTATGGCAGCGGTGTATTCTACTTTTGCGGCTTTATTGAAATCGGGAGACCATATTGTTTCGGCGAGTAGTGTTTTTGGGGCAACCCATTCGTTGTTTGTGAATTATTTTCCCAAATGGAATATCGAAACAACCTATTTTGATTTAAATCATCCAGAAACCATTGAGAGTTGTATTCAACCCAATACTAAAATTTTGTTTGCCGAATCGCCAACAAATCCTGCGGTAGATATTATCGATCTGGAATTATTGGGAAAAATTGCCAAAAAACACAATTTGATTTTAATTATTGACAACTGTTTTGCAACGCCTTATTTGCAACAACCTATCAAATGGGGTGCTGATTTAGTGATCCATTCGGCAACTAAATTGATGGACGGTCAAGGACGTGTTTTAGGTGGAATCACAGTGGGTAGCGCCGATTTGATAAAAGATATTTATCTTTTTTCTAGATTGACTGGGCCAACATTATCACCGTTTAATGCCTGGGTTTTGTCGAAAAGTTTGGAAACATTAGCCGTTCGTTTGGAAAAACATTGCGAGAATGCTTTGAAAGTGGCTGAGTTTTTAGAAAACCATCCTCAAGTAAATAAAGTGAAATATCCGTTCTTGAAATCGCATCCGCAATATGCTATTGCGCAAAAGCAAATGAAATTAGGAGGCAATATTGTAGCTTTCGAAATCAAAGGTGGAATCGAAGCGGGAAGAGCTTTCTTGGATAAAATTAAATTATGTTCGTTGTCACCCAATTTAGGAGACACTAGAACAATTGTTACGCATCCGGCATCAACAACACATAGTAAATTATCTGTTGAAGAACGTTTGGCAGTGAGTATTACCGATGGATTGGTTCGAGTTTCGGTAGGTTTAGAAACTGTTGCCGATGTCATTGCTGATTTGGAACAAGCTTTGTCTTAA
- the cysD gene encoding sulfate adenylyltransferase subunit CysD codes for MSSIVKTNALESEAIYIFREVIAQFEKPVLLFSGGKDSITLVRLAQKAFFPAKIPFPLLHVDTGHNFPETIEFRDKLVAELGLELIVRNVQDAIDQGKVVEESGKYSSRNSLQTTTLLDAIEEFKFDACIGGARRDEEKARAKERIFSVRDDFGQWDEKNQRPELFDLLNGKIELGQNVRVFPISNWTELDVWSYIEQEGIEIPSIYFSHKRKVFLRDGLIWSHSPFVYQEEDEEIEERIVRFRTVGDMSCTAAVESYAATIQEVVGEIRSSTISERGARIDDKRSEAAMEKRKQQGYF; via the coding sequence ATGAGTTCAATAGTAAAAACAAATGCTTTAGAAAGCGAAGCAATTTATATTTTCAGAGAAGTAATTGCTCAATTTGAGAAACCTGTATTGCTTTTTTCAGGTGGAAAAGATTCGATCACCTTAGTGCGTTTGGCACAAAAAGCTTTTTTTCCAGCAAAAATACCTTTTCCATTATTGCACGTTGATACCGGGCATAACTTTCCAGAAACGATTGAGTTTAGAGATAAGTTGGTAGCCGAATTAGGATTAGAATTAATCGTTCGTAACGTTCAGGATGCTATTGACCAAGGAAAAGTAGTAGAAGAATCTGGGAAGTATTCTAGCAGAAATAGTTTGCAAACGACTACGCTTTTGGATGCGATTGAAGAATTCAAATTTGATGCATGTATTGGTGGCGCGCGAAGAGACGAAGAAAAAGCAAGAGCTAAAGAACGCATTTTTTCAGTACGTGATGATTTTGGTCAGTGGGATGAAAAAAACCAACGTCCTGAATTGTTTGATTTGTTGAACGGAAAAATTGAATTGGGTCAAAACGTTCGTGTTTTTCCAATTTCAAACTGGACCGAATTAGATGTTTGGAGTTATATCGAACAAGAAGGCATTGAAATTCCGTCAATTTATTTTTCACACAAACGTAAAGTGTTTTTAAGAGACGGATTGATTTGGTCTCATTCCCCATTTGTGTACCAAGAGGAAGATGAAGAAATCGAAGAACGAATTGTTCGTTTTAGAACCGTGGGAGATATGAGTTGTACGGCTGCTGTTGAATCCTATGCCGCAACCATTCAAGAAGTAGTAGGAGAGATTCGCTCATCCACTATTTCTGAAAGAGGTGCTAGAATTGACGATAAACGATCAGAAGCAGCTATGGAGAAAAGAAAACAACAAGGGTACTTTTAA
- the metK gene encoding methionine adenosyltransferase — translation MAYLFTSESVSEGHPDKVADQISDALIDNFLAFDADSKVACETLVTTGQVILAGEVKSNTYLDVQQIARDVIKKIGYTKSEYMFEANSCGILSAIHEQSADINQGVDRASKEEQGAGDQGMMFGYATNETENYMPLALDLSHAILIELANLRRENNEIKYLRPDAKSQVTLEYSDDNKPVRIDAIVISTQHDDFDQEAAMLAKIKSDLVSILIPRIKAKYPQYAHLFNDNITYHINPTGKFVIGGPHGDTGLTGRKIIVDTYGGKGAHGGGAFSGKDPSKVDRSAAYATRHIAKNLVAAGLCDEVLVQVSYAIGVAKPTSINVNTYGTSKVSLTDGEISKVVEGIFDMRPYFIEQRLKLRNPIYSETAAYGHMGRTPETVTKIFSAPGGLTKTVTVDLFTWEKLDFVDAVKTAFKL, via the coding sequence ATGGCTTATTTATTTACGTCAGAATCTGTGAGTGAAGGACATCCAGACAAAGTGGCTGATCAAATCTCCGATGCATTAATCGATAATTTTTTGGCATTTGATGCCGATTCAAAAGTAGCTTGTGAAACCTTGGTAACAACCGGTCAGGTGATCTTGGCGGGTGAGGTAAAATCCAATACCTACCTAGATGTACAACAAATCGCTCGTGATGTAATCAAGAAAATTGGTTACACCAAAAGTGAGTATATGTTTGAAGCGAATTCTTGTGGAATTCTTTCAGCAATTCACGAACAATCAGCTGATATCAATCAAGGAGTAGATAGAGCAAGTAAAGAAGAACAAGGAGCGGGTGACCAAGGAATGATGTTTGGTTATGCTACTAATGAGACGGAGAACTACATGCCTTTGGCTTTGGATTTATCGCATGCGATTTTGATCGAGTTGGCTAACTTAAGAAGAGAGAACAACGAAATCAAATACTTGCGCCCAGATGCTAAATCGCAGGTAACTCTTGAATATTCAGATGACAACAAACCGGTTCGAATTGACGCCATTGTAATCTCTACGCAACATGACGATTTTGATCAAGAAGCGGCGATGTTGGCTAAAATCAAATCGGATTTAGTGAGCATTTTGATTCCGCGTATTAAAGCGAAATACCCACAATATGCACATTTATTCAATGATAATATTACTTATCACATCAACCCAACAGGAAAATTCGTTATTGGAGGACCTCACGGAGATACTGGTTTGACAGGAAGAAAAATCATTGTGGATACCTATGGTGGAAAAGGCGCTCACGGTGGTGGTGCTTTCTCTGGAAAAGATCCGTCAAAAGTAGACCGTTCTGCAGCGTATGCAACCCGTCATATTGCTAAAAATTTAGTAGCAGCAGGATTGTGTGACGAAGTTTTGGTACAAGTGTCTTATGCTATTGGTGTGGCAAAACCAACATCAATCAATGTAAATACATACGGAACTTCAAAAGTAAGTTTGACAGATGGAGAAATCAGTAAAGTAGTGGAAGGTATTTTTGATATGCGTCCGTACTTCATTGAGCAACGTTTGAAATTGAGAAATCCTATCTATAGTGAAACAGCAGCTTACGGACATATGGGACGTACACCAGAAACGGTAACTAAAATCTTCTCAGCTCCTGGCGGATTAACGAAAACCGTGACTGTAGATTTATTTACTTGGGAAAAATTAGATTTTGTAGACGCAGTTAAAACAGCTTTTAAATTGTAA
- a CDS encoding OsmC family protein — protein sequence MKITLERVNDNFHFQLKNDRGHLVNVDARPAFGGNDMGPSPMELVLMGVAGCSGIDMISILKKQRQEITSFKAEVEGERVPVGEANPFKTIHVVFFLEGPINEDKAARAAKLSFEKYCSVSKTLEPTATILYKVVLNGVELAN from the coding sequence ATGAAAATAACATTAGAAAGAGTAAACGATAACTTTCATTTTCAATTGAAAAACGACAGAGGACACCTTGTCAATGTCGATGCACGTCCTGCCTTTGGAGGAAACGACATGGGACCAAGTCCAATGGAATTGGTGTTAATGGGTGTTGCGGGTTGTAGTGGTATTGATATGATTTCGATTTTGAAAAAACAACGTCAAGAAATTACGTCTTTTAAAGCGGAAGTAGAAGGAGAACGCGTACCCGTTGGTGAGGCCAATCCGTTTAAAACAATTCATGTTGTTTTCTTTTTAGAAGGCCCAATCAACGAAGACAAAGCAGCTAGAGCGGCTAAATTATCGTTTGAAAAATATTGTTCGGTTTCCAAAACCTTAGAACCAACCGCTACCATTTTGTACAAAGTTGTATTGAATGGAGTGGAATTAGCGAATTAA
- a CDS encoding sulfate adenylyltransferase subunit 1, whose protein sequence is MEVLKIATAGSVDDGKSTLIGRLLYDTKSLTTDKIEAIEKSSKQKGYDYLDFSLATDGLVAEREQGITIDVAHIYFSTAKKSYIIADTPGHVEYTRNMVTGASTSQVSIILIDARKGVIEQTYRHFFINNLLRVKEVIVAVNKMDLVDYSEEVFNKIKADFQALNAKSSFKEQNVSYIPLSAINGGNVADKSENMPWYTGQTVLEHLEDLTPEDVFETGQTRFPVQTVIRPKTEEYHDFRGYAGKLYGNSIKVGDAVTVLPSLTESKVSKIHFFDQQFDEAKAGSSIVLELENDINVTRGDMIVKSGELPQVEKDINATICWMDSKKLVSGTKYLVQHNTNRVLAKIDAIKNVIATDYSGATPASQLAINEIGEVTIKLSKALYFDKYNDNKSNGAFILIDANTNTTAGVGFIN, encoded by the coding sequence ATGGAAGTTTTAAAAATAGCAACAGCAGGAAGTGTAGATGATGGAAAGAGTACTTTAATCGGGAGGTTATTGTATGATACCAAATCATTGACAACGGATAAAATTGAAGCAATAGAAAAAAGCAGCAAGCAAAAAGGATACGATTATCTTGATTTTTCTTTGGCTACGGATGGTTTAGTTGCCGAAAGAGAGCAAGGAATTACAATTGATGTAGCCCATATTTATTTTTCGACTGCAAAGAAAAGTTACATTATTGCCGATACTCCAGGTCACGTAGAATATACGCGTAACATGGTAACGGGAGCTTCGACTTCGCAAGTGTCCATCATTTTGATTGATGCGCGAAAAGGAGTAATTGAACAAACCTACCGTCACTTTTTCATCAATAATTTATTGCGTGTGAAAGAGGTAATTGTTGCGGTAAACAAAATGGACTTAGTGGATTATTCAGAAGAGGTTTTTAACAAAATCAAAGCCGACTTCCAAGCCTTGAATGCCAAAAGTTCGTTCAAAGAACAAAACGTAAGTTACATTCCGTTGAGCGCAATTAACGGCGGGAATGTAGCCGATAAATCTGAAAATATGCCTTGGTATACTGGGCAAACGGTATTGGAACACTTAGAAGATTTAACTCCTGAAGATGTTTTTGAAACCGGTCAAACGCGTTTTCCTGTGCAAACAGTGATTCGTCCCAAAACAGAAGAATACCATGATTTTAGAGGATATGCTGGGAAATTATATGGGAATTCCATTAAAGTAGGCGATGCCGTTACAGTTTTACCTTCTTTAACCGAATCAAAAGTGTCCAAAATCCACTTCTTTGACCAACAATTTGATGAAGCCAAAGCAGGTTCCTCTATTGTATTGGAATTAGAAAACGACATCAACGTGACTCGAGGAGATATGATTGTAAAATCAGGAGAATTACCTCAAGTAGAAAAAGATATCAATGCGACTATTTGCTGGATGGACAGCAAGAAATTAGTCTCAGGAACCAAGTATTTAGTGCAACACAATACCAATAGAGTTTTGGCTAAAATTGATGCAATCAAAAATGTAATTGCGACCGATTATTCTGGTGCGACTCCGGCTTCGCAATTAGCCATTAACGAAATTGGAGAAGTAACCATCAAATTAAGCAAAGCATTGTATTTTGATAAATACAACGATAACAAATCCAATGGAGCGTTTATTTTAATTGACGCCAATACCAACACAACAGCGGGAGTTGGATTTATTAATTAA
- a CDS encoding alpha/beta fold hydrolase has translation MENKTNQIQIHNFTTESGVLYPTLHLSYQVFGPSLNTAPIVLVNHALTGNSNVIGAQGWWNDLIGEGKTIDTNKYSVLAFNVPGNGYDGFGIENYQDFNARDIARIFNQGIEALQISQLFAIIGGSVGGGIAWEMAALNPKITQHLIPIATDWKSTDWLIANCFLQEQILANSSKPIEDARIHAMLCYRTPESFSSKFQRTTNEELAVFNIESWLAHHGNKLQKRFQLSAYKMMNHLLKTIDITRGRDSFATVAATIEATIHIIGIDSDLFFTANENRGTYEELKKYKENVSYQEIVSIHGHDAFLIEYQQLHNLLATIF, from the coding sequence TTGGAAAATAAAACCAACCAAATACAAATACACAATTTTACCACCGAAAGTGGTGTGTTATATCCTACACTACATTTAAGCTATCAAGTATTTGGCCCAAGCTTGAATACAGCTCCTATTGTTTTGGTGAATCACGCCTTAACAGGTAATTCCAACGTAATTGGGGCACAAGGTTGGTGGAACGATTTAATTGGAGAAGGCAAAACGATCGATACAAATAAATACAGCGTTCTAGCATTTAATGTACCAGGAAACGGATACGATGGTTTTGGTATTGAAAACTACCAAGATTTCAACGCGAGAGATATCGCACGAATATTTAATCAGGGAATTGAAGCGCTACAAATTTCACAGTTGTTTGCCATTATTGGCGGGTCTGTTGGTGGAGGAATAGCCTGGGAAATGGCCGCATTAAACCCTAAAATTACCCAACATTTGATTCCAATTGCAACCGATTGGAAATCGACAGATTGGTTGATTGCTAATTGTTTTTTGCAAGAACAAATTTTAGCTAATTCGTCAAAACCAATCGAAGATGCGCGCATTCACGCCATGTTATGTTATCGAACTCCAGAATCCTTTTCGTCCAAATTCCAACGTACAACCAATGAAGAATTAGCCGTTTTCAATATCGAAAGTTGGTTAGCCCATCACGGGAATAAGTTGCAAAAACGGTTTCAGTTATCGGCGTATAAAATGATGAACCATTTGCTAAAGACGATTGATATTACTAGAGGCAGGGATTCTTTTGCAACAGTAGCGGCAACAATCGAAGCTACTATTCATATTATTGGGATTGATTCGGATTTGTTTTTTACAGCAAATGAGAATCGCGGTACTTATGAAGAATTAAAAAAATATAAAGAAAATGTATCCTATCAAGAAATTGTTTCCATTCATGGTCACGATGCTTTTTTGATAGAATACCAACAATTACATAATTTATTGGCTACCATTTTTTAA
- a CDS encoding phosphoadenylyl-sulfate reductase — MSTSVVASLLEKTKDFSIEETLAFLANEYPNQVVFSTSFGQEDQVITDLIGQNQLPITVFTLDTGRLFQETYDVFHKTVKKYKTEIKTYFPETAAVESLLNEKGPNSFYSSVENRKECCFIRKVAPLTKALQGNAIWITGLRAEQSENRSDLNFFEYDAHFDIIKFNPLLKWTLQEVEEYLEKNNVPQNTLHKKGFVSIGCAPCTRAILPGEDIRAGRWSWESSHKECGLHQK; from the coding sequence ATGAGTACATCAGTCGTAGCCAGTTTATTGGAAAAAACAAAGGACTTCTCTATCGAGGAGACGCTTGCTTTTTTAGCGAATGAATATCCAAATCAAGTAGTTTTTTCTACTTCTTTTGGACAAGAAGATCAAGTGATTACCGATTTGATTGGTCAAAATCAATTGCCAATTACCGTATTTACTTTAGATACCGGGCGTTTGTTTCAAGAAACCTATGATGTATTTCATAAAACAGTTAAAAAATACAAGACCGAAATCAAAACCTATTTCCCTGAAACAGCAGCCGTAGAAAGCTTGTTGAATGAAAAAGGGCCGAACAGTTTTTACAGCTCGGTAGAGAATAGAAAAGAATGCTGTTTCATTCGAAAAGTAGCGCCTTTGACAAAAGCCTTGCAAGGCAATGCAATTTGGATTACCGGTTTGCGAGCAGAGCAATCAGAGAACAGAAGCGACTTGAACTTTTTTGAATACGATGCCCATTTTGATATCATTAAATTCAATCCATTACTAAAATGGACATTGCAGGAAGTGGAAGAATATTTAGAAAAGAATAACGTGCCGCAGAATACCTTACATAAAAAAGGTTTTGTGAGTATCGGATGTGCGCCATGTACCAGAGCAATTTTGCCTGGCGAGGACATCAGAGCAGGAAGATGGTCGTGGGAATCAAGTCACAAAGAATGTGGCTTACACCAAAAATAG